One part of the Janthinobacterium sp. 17J80-10 genome encodes these proteins:
- a CDS encoding YeaH/YhbH family protein: MVHLIDRRLQGKNKSAINRERFIRRYKGQIKEAVARAVKGRSITDIESGEKISIPVKDINEPVFGHAHGGIWENVHPGNKEYAKGDQIERPKGGRGGSGKGKAGNSDETGEDDFSFELSREEFLNVFFEDLELPNLVKTQLTAVPEFKNQRAGYNVSGTPSNIHVLRSLRGALGRRIAVGGAPRKRLKEAEEELQALLKTAEEDDLRVIELRREIHHLRTRILAIPFIDPFDLRYSNRIKVPKPASQAVMFCVMDVSGSMDEARKDMAKRFFILLYLFLTRAYEKIEVVFIRHHTSATEVDEQDFFHSRESGGTVVSSALHLLKDIIAERYPTNDWNAYVAQASDGDNWDSDSLTCHDLLVNAIMPMVQYYAYIEITDGPPQNLWEEYSQIPAVHPNFAMQKIESPADIYPVFRELFKKQVK; this comes from the coding sequence CGATCAACCGGGAGCGCTTCATCCGGCGCTACAAGGGACAGATCAAGGAGGCCGTGGCGCGCGCCGTCAAGGGACGCTCGATCACGGATATTGAAAGCGGCGAGAAAATCTCCATTCCCGTCAAGGACATCAATGAACCGGTGTTCGGCCATGCTCATGGCGGCATTTGGGAAAACGTCCACCCCGGCAACAAGGAATACGCCAAGGGCGACCAGATCGAACGCCCCAAGGGCGGCCGCGGCGGCTCGGGCAAAGGCAAGGCTGGCAATAGCGACGAGACCGGTGAAGACGATTTTTCCTTCGAATTGTCGCGTGAGGAATTCCTGAATGTTTTCTTCGAAGATCTCGAATTGCCCAACCTGGTCAAGACCCAGTTGACTGCCGTTCCGGAATTCAAGAACCAGCGTGCCGGCTACAATGTCTCAGGCACGCCGTCCAATATCCACGTGCTGCGTTCCCTGCGCGGCGCGCTGGGACGCCGCATCGCCGTGGGCGGCGCGCCGCGCAAACGCCTGAAAGAGGCGGAGGAGGAATTGCAGGCACTCCTGAAGACAGCCGAAGAAGACGACCTGCGCGTCATTGAATTGCGCCGCGAAATTCATCACTTGCGCACGCGCATCCTGGCAATCCCCTTCATCGATCCGTTCGATCTGCGCTACAGCAACCGCATCAAGGTGCCCAAGCCAGCCAGCCAGGCGGTGATGTTTTGCGTCATGGATGTCTCCGGCTCGATGGATGAAGCGCGCAAGGACATGGCCAAGCGCTTCTTCATCCTGCTCTACCTGTTCCTGACGCGCGCCTATGAAAAAATCGAAGTCGTCTTCATCCGCCACCATACTTCGGCGACCGAAGTCGATGAACAGGATTTTTTCCATTCGCGAGAATCCGGCGGCACGGTGGTTTCTTCAGCCTTGCACCTCTTGAAGGACATTATCGCCGAACGCTACCCGACCAATGACTGGAATGCCTATGTCGCGCAAGCCTCCGATGGCGACAACTGGGACAGCGATTCGCTGACCTGCCATGACCTGCTGGTGAATGCGATCATGCCGATGGTGCAGTACTATGCCTACATTGAAATCACCGATGGCCCGCCGCAAAACCTGTGGGAAGAGTATTCACAAATTCCTGCAGTCCATCCGAACTTCGCCATGCAAAAAATCGAATCGCCCGCCGACATTTACCCGGTGTTCCGCGAGTTGTTCAAAAAGCAGGTGAAATAA
- a CDS encoding SpoVR family protein: MNAVHALPEPENPRRLPEQSEWTFDLIEQAHEEVRRVAEKFGLDTYPNQLEIISAEQMMDAYASVGLPVSYHHWSFGKHFLATEKSYKRGQMGLAYEIVINSNPCIAYLMEENSLMMQTLVIAHAAYGHNSFFKGNYLFRTWTDAEAIVDYMVFARKYISQCEERHGIEEVELLLDSCHALQNYGVDRYKRPAKLSLEKEYARQKEREQYLQSQVNDLWRTLPRREEEAHEEAHHRFPEEPQENLLYFIEKYAPLLEPWQREIVRIVRKISQYFYPQRQTQVMNEGWATFWHYTILNQLYEEGIVGNGFMMEFLQSHTNVVYQPPISSPYYSGINPYALGFAMMRDIRRICEAPTEEDRAWFPEIAGSDWVKTLDFAMRNFKDESFIAQYLSPKLIREFHFFSVLDDDRNENLYVSAIHDDSGYRHVREQLAAQYNLGNREPNIQVWSVNTHGDRTLTLRHTQFQRRPLHQSAEEVLRHVTRLWNFDVHLETVNPEGTVLHTLESKAEKRRRHKK; encoded by the coding sequence ATGAATGCCGTGCATGCCCTGCCTGAACCCGAAAACCCGCGCCGCCTGCCCGAGCAGTCGGAATGGACTTTCGACCTGATCGAACAGGCGCACGAAGAAGTGCGCCGCGTGGCTGAAAAATTTGGCCTGGACACCTATCCGAACCAGCTCGAAATCATCAGCGCCGAGCAGATGATGGATGCCTATGCCTCGGTCGGCTTGCCGGTGTCATATCATCACTGGTCATTCGGCAAGCACTTCCTGGCGACGGAAAAGAGTTACAAGCGCGGCCAGATGGGCCTGGCGTACGAGATCGTCATCAATTCGAATCCGTGCATCGCCTACCTGATGGAAGAAAACAGTCTGATGATGCAGACGCTGGTGATCGCGCATGCCGCCTACGGCCATAATTCTTTCTTCAAGGGAAACTACCTTTTCCGTACCTGGACCGATGCCGAAGCCATTGTGGATTACATGGTGTTTGCCAGAAAGTACATCAGCCAGTGTGAGGAGCGCCACGGCATCGAGGAAGTCGAATTGCTGCTCGATTCCTGCCATGCCCTGCAAAATTACGGCGTTGACCGCTACAAGCGCCCCGCCAAGCTGTCGCTGGAAAAGGAATACGCGCGCCAGAAGGAACGCGAGCAATACCTGCAGTCGCAAGTCAACGACCTCTGGCGCACGCTGCCGCGGCGCGAAGAGGAAGCGCACGAGGAAGCCCATCATCGTTTCCCTGAAGAACCGCAGGAAAACTTGCTGTACTTCATCGAAAAATACGCGCCGCTGCTGGAACCCTGGCAGCGCGAAATCGTGCGCATCGTACGCAAGATTTCCCAGTATTTCTATCCGCAGCGGCAGACGCAAGTCATGAACGAAGGCTGGGCCACCTTCTGGCACTACACCATCCTCAACCAGTTGTACGAGGAAGGCATCGTCGGCAATGGCTTCATGATGGAATTTTTGCAAAGCCACACCAACGTGGTGTACCAGCCGCCCATTTCCAGCCCCTACTACAGCGGCATCAACCCGTACGCCCTGGGCTTTGCCATGATGCGCGACATCCGCCGCATTTGCGAAGCGCCCACCGAGGAAGACCGCGCCTGGTTCCCGGAAATTGCCGGCAGCGACTGGGTCAAGACGCTGGATTTCGCCATGCGCAACTTCAAGGATGAAAGCTTCATCGCGCAATACCTGTCGCCCAAGCTGATCCGCGAATTCCATTTCTTTTCGGTGCTCGATGATGACCGTAATGAAAACCTGTATGTGTCGGCGATCCATGACGACAGCGGCTACCGTCACGTGCGCGAGCAACTGGCCGCCCAATACAACCTCGGCAACCGGGAGCCGAACATCCAGGTTTGGTCAGTCAATACCCACGGCGACCGTACGCTGACCCTGCGCCATACGCAGTTCCAGCGGCGGCCGCTCCACCAGAGTGCCGAGGAAGTCTTGCGGCATGTAACGCGCCTTTGGAACTTCGACGTCCACCTGGAAACCGTCAATCCCGAAGGCACGGTGCTGCACACCCTGGAATCCAAGGCAGAGAAGCGGCGCCGGCACAAGAAATGA
- a CDS encoding hemerythrin domain-containing protein, translating into MIKRPQLVLPTVVYPDVIGLLTLDHRKVQALFAELQAKKGRMRTHEKFELVRKACAELLIHFAIEEGIFYPRVREEIHDDAAMDEAWDQHDSAKSLIILLGKIPPDEPMFDSKVRILAEQVEHHIQDEEGVMFPQVLVSNVDLIALGRELLDAKNAMRARYGMPIEEIADEQFPEEDVYLSSSHAHRAAARMRHL; encoded by the coding sequence ATGATCAAACGTCCTCAGCTCGTTTTGCCGACGGTCGTCTATCCGGACGTAATCGGATTGCTGACGCTCGACCATCGTAAGGTGCAGGCCCTGTTTGCGGAATTGCAGGCAAAAAAGGGACGGATGCGCACGCACGAGAAGTTTGAACTTGTGCGCAAGGCCTGCGCCGAGTTGCTGATTCATTTCGCAATCGAGGAAGGCATTTTTTATCCGAGGGTGCGCGAGGAAATACACGACGACGCCGCAATGGACGAAGCCTGGGATCAGCACGACTCCGCTAAAAGCCTGATTATCTTATTGGGCAAGATACCGCCGGATGAACCCATGTTCGATTCGAAGGTGCGCATCCTGGCGGAGCAGGTCGAGCACCATATCCAGGACGAGGAAGGCGTCATGTTTCCGCAGGTTCTGGTGTCCAACGTCGACCTGATTGCCTTGGGAAGGGAATTGTTGGACGCTAAAAATGCCATGCGTGCCCGCTATGGGATGCCGATTGAGGAAATCGCGGATGAACAATTTCCCGAAGAAGATGTCTATCTATCGTCCTCGCATGCGCATCGCGCGGCTGCCAGGATGAGACATTTGTGA
- the hemW gene encoding radical SAM family heme chaperone HemW yields MIPIKPVGMAPASGAGPSAAAQAANAYLKPGILNLQSLPPLALYVHFPWCVRKCPYCDFNSHEAQGGFPEQEYLDAMRADLESALPLVWGRRIHTVFIGGGTPSLMSAAGLERLLSDIRTLLPLDGRAEITMEANPGTFEAEKFKSYRDSGINRLSIGIQSFNSRHLEALGRIHDGDQARRAIEIAHASFDNFNLDLMYALPQQTMAEARADLALAIAAAAPHLSLYHLTLEPNTYFAKYPPALPDDDASAEMQDMIEEATAAAGYTHYEVSAYAQAGRQARHNLNYWEFGDYLGIGAGAHSKLSFPHRIVRQARYKQPRAYMQQVAAGNSVQEEREIGRGELGFEFMLNALRLRDGFAVNLFAERTGLTVNTIEAELNAAEAKGLLYRDHQVIMPTALGQRFLNDLQEMFLQD; encoded by the coding sequence ATGATTCCAATCAAGCCTGTTGGCATGGCGCCGGCCTCGGGTGCCGGCCCATCCGCCGCGGCCCAGGCAGCCAATGCCTACCTGAAGCCCGGCATCCTCAATTTGCAAAGCCTGCCGCCGCTGGCCCTGTACGTGCACTTTCCCTGGTGCGTACGCAAGTGCCCGTATTGCGATTTCAATTCGCATGAAGCGCAGGGCGGTTTTCCAGAGCAGGAATACCTTGACGCCATGCGCGCGGACCTGGAAAGCGCCTTGCCGCTGGTCTGGGGGCGGCGCATCCATACGGTTTTCATCGGCGGCGGCACGCCCAGCCTGATGTCGGCCGCAGGCCTGGAGCGGCTGCTGTCGGATATCCGCACGCTGTTGCCGCTCGACGGCCGGGCGGAAATCACCATGGAAGCCAACCCGGGTACCTTCGAAGCAGAAAAATTCAAGTCGTATCGCGACAGCGGCATCAATCGTCTGTCGATCGGCATCCAGAGTTTCAATTCGCGCCATCTCGAAGCGCTGGGACGTATCCATGACGGCGACCAGGCACGCCGCGCCATCGAGATTGCCCACGCCAGCTTTGACAATTTCAACCTCGACCTGATGTATGCCCTGCCACAGCAGACCATGGCCGAAGCGCGCGCCGACCTCGCCCTGGCCATCGCCGCGGCAGCGCCGCACCTGTCGCTCTACCACCTGACGCTGGAGCCGAACACCTATTTCGCCAAGTATCCGCCGGCCTTGCCGGACGACGACGCCAGCGCCGAAATGCAGGACATGATCGAAGAGGCGACTGCCGCGGCCGGCTACACCCATTACGAAGTCTCGGCCTATGCCCAGGCCGGCAGGCAGGCGCGCCACAACCTGAATTACTGGGAGTTCGGCGATTACCTGGGCATCGGCGCCGGCGCCCATTCCAAGCTGTCTTTCCCGCACCGCATCGTGCGCCAGGCGCGCTACAAGCAACCCAGGGCGTACATGCAGCAAGTTGCCGCCGGCAATTCCGTGCAAGAGGAAAGGGAAATCGGCCGGGGCGAACTAGGCTTTGAATTCATGCTGAACGCCCTGCGTTTGCGCGACGGCTTTGCCGTCAACCTGTTTGCCGAACGCACCGGGCTGACCGTGAACACGATCGAGGCCGAGCTGAATGCCGCCGAAGCCAAGGGATTGCTGTACCGCGACCACCAGGTCATCATGCCAACGGCGCTTGGGCAGCGCTTCTTGAATGATTTGCAAGAAATGTTCTTGCAAGACTAG
- the rdgB gene encoding RdgB/HAM1 family non-canonical purine NTP pyrophosphatase produces MTQTLVLASNNAGKLKEFSQLLAPLGFDLQPQGAFQVPEADEPHQTFVENALAKARHASRLTGLPALADDSGICVQALQGAPGVWSARYAGEPKSDTRNSEKLVAELADQADKRAYYYCVLVFVRHADDPQPLIADGRWDGEVIAAPRGAGGFGYDPHFWLPTLDKTVAELTSEEKNRLSHRGQAMRLLVEKLR; encoded by the coding sequence ATGACCCAAACCCTCGTTCTCGCTTCCAATAATGCAGGCAAGCTAAAAGAATTTTCCCAGCTGCTGGCGCCGCTGGGCTTTGACTTGCAGCCGCAGGGCGCTTTCCAGGTGCCCGAAGCGGATGAGCCGCACCAGACTTTTGTCGAAAATGCCCTGGCCAAGGCACGCCATGCGTCGCGCCTGACCGGTTTGCCGGCACTGGCGGACGATTCGGGTATTTGTGTGCAGGCATTGCAGGGCGCGCCCGGGGTCTGGTCGGCGCGCTATGCGGGCGAACCGAAGTCGGATACCCGCAACAGTGAAAAGCTGGTGGCCGAACTGGCCGACCAGGCCGACAAGCGCGCTTATTATTATTGTGTGCTGGTATTCGTGCGCCATGCCGACGATCCGCAGCCGCTGATTGCCGACGGGCGCTGGGATGGCGAAGTCATTGCGGCGCCGCGTGGCGCCGGCGGATTCGGCTACGATCCGCATTTCTGGCTGCCCACCCTGGACAAGACGGTTGCCGAGTTGACCTCGGAAGAAAAGAATCGCCTGTCGCACCGCGGCCAGGCCATGCGCCTGCTGGTTGAAAAACTCCGATGA
- a CDS encoding sialidase family protein: MSRVRYEARTALAMLYCVLAFAAGSAQSAHAHEEHAAPRVAGRTELGTSAAVDREGHLWVATKESLDGGDFVVLRQSADLGKTWSAPRKVQQAPEPVAAGGDDRPKLAFGSKGEIYVAYTRPIAKPHVGEIRFARSLDGGRSFSDPVTVHANRDRIAHAFGSMIVDGAGRIYIAWIDGRGAADAKAQGMPYRGSAVYYAVSDDAGNSFRGDYRLADHSCECCRIAMALTPDGKPVALWRHVFEPNARDHAIAVLAPDGKGTAPARATFDDWRIDACPHHGPGLAYADDGTRHQVWFNLKGDEGGVFHASVSPAGVMGTPQRLGTAQAAHADVAVLGKHVVLAWRQFDGKGTAILGKHSGDGGLTWRDMELARTSQGSDQPRLLKTPDGIVLAWRTQQEGMRIVPVIANAAVNAEK; this comes from the coding sequence ATGAGCCGAGTAAGGTATGAAGCACGCACTGCGCTGGCGATGCTTTATTGCGTGCTTGCCTTCGCGGCCGGTTCGGCGCAAAGCGCTCATGCGCACGAGGAACACGCCGCGCCCAGGGTCGCCGGACGCACCGAGCTCGGCACTTCCGCCGCAGTGGACAGGGAAGGGCACCTCTGGGTCGCGACAAAAGAATCGCTCGACGGCGGCGACTTCGTGGTGCTGCGCCAGTCCGCCGACCTGGGTAAGACCTGGTCGGCGCCGAGGAAAGTACAGCAGGCGCCGGAGCCGGTCGCCGCGGGCGGTGATGATCGTCCAAAGCTTGCGTTCGGCAGCAAGGGCGAAATCTATGTTGCCTACACGCGGCCGATCGCCAAGCCGCACGTGGGTGAAATCCGTTTCGCCCGTTCGCTGGACGGCGGCCGGAGTTTTTCTGATCCTGTCACGGTGCATGCCAATCGTGACAGGATTGCCCATGCCTTCGGCTCCATGATCGTTGATGGTGCTGGCAGGATCTATATCGCCTGGATCGATGGGCGCGGCGCAGCGGATGCAAAGGCCCAAGGTATGCCTTATCGCGGCTCCGCCGTGTATTACGCCGTGTCGGACGATGCCGGCAACAGCTTCAGGGGCGATTACAGGCTGGCGGACCATAGCTGCGAATGCTGCCGCATCGCCATGGCGCTGACGCCGGACGGCAAGCCGGTGGCGCTGTGGCGGCATGTGTTCGAGCCGAACGCCCGCGACCATGCCATTGCGGTGCTGGCGCCGGATGGCAAAGGGACGGCGCCGGCGCGCGCGACCTTCGACGACTGGCGCATCGATGCCTGCCCCCATCATGGCCCGGGGCTGGCCTATGCCGACGATGGCACGCGCCACCAGGTATGGTTCAACCTGAAGGGCGACGAGGGCGGGGTGTTCCATGCCAGCGTCAGTCCGGCCGGCGTCATGGGCACGCCGCAGCGTCTCGGCACGGCGCAGGCCGCGCATGCCGATGTGGCTGTTCTCGGCAAGCATGTCGTGCTGGCGTGGCGCCAGTTCGATGGCAAGGGCACGGCTATCCTCGGCAAGCATTCCGGCGATGGCGGCCTGACCTGGCGCGATATGGAACTGGCGCGCACGTCCCAGGGTTCGGACCAACCCCGCCTGCTGAAGACCCCGGACGGCATCGTGCTGGCCTGGCGCACTCAACAAGAAGGCATGCGCATCGTGCCTGTCATTGCGAACGCAGCGGTCAATGCGGAGAAGTAA
- a CDS encoding TonB-dependent receptor: MTNAFAQGVATDAPVKELGTVTVYGGRPTSLPTQIPTTMEGTTKEQIEATVNATDSQDALKYFPSLLVRKRYIGDYNHAILSSRASGTGNSARSAVYADGILLSNYLGNGVGGLSFPPRWGMVTPEEIERADVMYGPFSAAYPGNSVGAVVDYVTRMPTKFEAHAKANYVSQPFKLYNTDTTYNAWQTSASVGDRSGDWSWFFNYNHTDSHGQPLTFPTRFLSNGIASAAGTPVTGMLVDRNNANAPIYVLGTGTEYHTIQDHAKIKLAYDITPTIRASYLLGIWQNSSEGRPVSYLRDAAGQPVYSGPININGLAYTGAQALTGGDFALTNEKLTHVMHGLSVKSNTKGAWDWEVAASLYDYDKDQKRQNAGSNPMASAATGGAGTIADGDGTGWNTLAFKGTWRPQGIKGAHIVDFGMQQDSYTLNYLTSNIAGNWQADAAGALANEVGGKATLRSLWAQDAWKFDPKWKAVLGARLENWTASSGFTRTGGLAPAEARYADRSENFISPKAALSYQWRSDTVLKASIGRAVRMPTVSELYGATTTVNAQFINDPNLKPEKSWTTELTAEKDLGSGILRLTFFTEDTRDSIYSQTALNPLTNTNVTRVQNVGRIHTNGLEMAFNGNDVFKKGLDLSGSITYADSIIKENSGFVAAPGDTIGKRQPNIPEWRATALISYRFDERWTAALGARYSGPQYRTLNNADVNGFTYQGVSKYFTTDLRVRYRVAKQWTAAFGIDNLNNYKYWNFHPYPQRSYTAELKFDM; this comes from the coding sequence ATGACGAACGCTTTCGCCCAGGGCGTGGCAACCGACGCGCCCGTCAAAGAGCTTGGCACCGTTACCGTTTACGGCGGACGGCCGACGTCGTTGCCGACGCAAATCCCGACGACGATGGAAGGCACGACGAAGGAACAGATCGAAGCGACCGTCAATGCAACCGACAGCCAGGATGCGCTGAAGTATTTTCCCAGCCTGCTGGTGCGCAAACGCTATATCGGCGACTATAACCATGCCATTTTGTCCAGCCGTGCTTCAGGCACCGGCAACAGCGCGCGTTCGGCCGTCTATGCAGACGGCATCTTGTTATCCAATTATCTGGGCAATGGCGTCGGGGGGTTGAGTTTTCCGCCGCGCTGGGGAATGGTTACCCCCGAAGAAATCGAGCGAGCCGACGTAATGTATGGCCCGTTCTCTGCAGCTTATCCTGGCAACTCCGTCGGTGCGGTGGTGGATTATGTCACCCGCATGCCGACAAAATTCGAGGCCCATGCCAAGGCCAACTATGTCTCGCAACCCTTCAAGCTTTACAACACCGATACGACGTATAACGCGTGGCAGACCAGCGCCTCGGTCGGCGACAGGAGTGGCGACTGGTCGTGGTTCTTTAACTACAATCACACTGACAGTCATGGCCAGCCGTTGACCTTTCCGACGCGTTTTCTCAGTAACGGGATTGCCAGCGCAGCCGGAACTCCCGTGACCGGGATGCTAGTGGATAGAAACAATGCTAATGCGCCGATCTATGTTCTTGGCACTGGCACCGAATACCACACGATTCAGGATCACGCCAAGATCAAGCTGGCCTACGATATTACGCCGACCATTCGCGCCAGCTACCTGCTAGGCATTTGGCAAAATTCGTCGGAGGGTCGACCCGTTTCGTATTTGCGCGATGCGGCCGGCCAGCCGGTATACAGCGGTCCCATCAATATCAATGGGCTCGCGTACACCGGTGCCCAAGCCTTAACCGGGGGCGACTTTGCATTGACCAATGAAAAATTGACTCACGTCATGCACGGCCTCTCGGTGAAAAGTAATACGAAAGGCGCATGGGATTGGGAGGTCGCCGCCAGCCTCTACGACTACGACAAAGACCAGAAGCGCCAGAACGCGGGGAGCAATCCTATGGCGAGCGCCGCGACCGGTGGTGCCGGCACGATCGCCGATGGCGACGGTACCGGCTGGAATACACTGGCATTCAAAGGCACCTGGCGTCCTCAAGGGATCAAGGGTGCGCATATTGTCGATTTTGGCATGCAACAAGATAGCTACACGCTGAATTACCTCACTTCCAATATCGCCGGAAACTGGCAGGCCGACGCTGCCGGCGCGCTGGCCAATGAGGTTGGCGGCAAGGCGACATTGCGCAGCTTATGGGCGCAAGATGCCTGGAAATTTGATCCGAAGTGGAAAGCCGTACTTGGCGCAAGGCTTGAAAACTGGACTGCTTCTAGCGGTTTCACCAGGACTGGCGGCCTTGCCCCGGCCGAAGCACGCTATGCCGACCGCAGCGAAAACTTCATTTCGCCTAAAGCGGCGCTGTCTTATCAATGGCGGAGCGACACCGTGCTGAAGGCGTCAATTGGCCGTGCGGTGCGTATGCCAACCGTATCGGAACTCTATGGCGCCACGACCACCGTCAATGCGCAGTTCATCAATGATCCGAACCTCAAGCCGGAAAAATCATGGACAACGGAACTCACGGCTGAAAAGGACTTGGGCAGCGGCATACTGCGCCTGACGTTCTTCACGGAAGATACCCGCGATTCGATCTATTCGCAGACGGCTTTAAACCCGCTGACCAACACCAACGTCACCCGCGTGCAAAACGTCGGCCGCATCCATACCAATGGCCTGGAAATGGCATTTAACGGCAACGATGTCTTCAAGAAGGGACTGGACTTGTCGGGCAGCATTACCTATGCCGATTCCATCATCAAGGAAAACAGCGGTTTTGTGGCAGCGCCGGGCGATACCATCGGCAAACGGCAACCCAACATTCCGGAATGGCGCGCCACTGCGTTGATCAGCTACCGCTTCGACGAGCGCTGGACTGCTGCACTGGGTGCGCGCTATAGCGGCCCGCAGTATCGCACTCTGAACAACGCGGATGTGAATGGATTCACCTACCAAGGGGTGAGCAAGTACTTCACGACAGATTTGCGCGTGCGGTACCGGGTTGCCAAGCAATGGACAGCGGCCTTTGGCATCGACAATCTCAACAATTACAAATATTGGAATTTCCATCCTTATCCGCAGCGCAGCTACACCGCGGAGCTGAAATTCGACATGTAA
- a CDS encoding DUF2946 domain-containing protein gives MTSSRFTRRITAAFACLAILMAALAPSISHALSDSGKSRFLWSEICSSAGLKLIKLDLGPASPTHGEPASAFDHCPFCQTHGGMPALPSSVAFVLPAYQGSFPFPSLFYQAPRPLFVWASPQSRAPPAQS, from the coding sequence ATGACTTCCTCCCGGTTCACCAGACGCATCACCGCGGCCTTCGCATGCCTGGCGATCCTGATGGCTGCGCTCGCGCCGTCGATTTCGCATGCACTGTCCGATTCCGGCAAGTCACGTTTCCTGTGGTCCGAAATCTGTTCCTCGGCAGGCCTGAAACTGATCAAGCTGGACCTGGGGCCGGCGTCGCCCACACATGGCGAACCTGCCAGCGCCTTTGATCATTGCCCATTCTGCCAGACCCATGGCGGCATGCCTGCCTTGCCGTCATCTGTTGCGTTTGTCTTGCCTGCCTATCAGGGCAGTTTTCCCTTCCCCTCGCTGTTTTATCAGGCGCCACGCCCGCTGTTCGTGTGGGCCAGTCCGCAATCCCGTGCGCCACCTGCGCAATCCTGA
- the rph gene encoding ribonuclease PH, whose translation MSAEIRPSGRAADILRPVRLTRQYTKHAEGSVLIEFGDTKVICTASIEDKVPGFLKGKGQGWLTAEYGMLPRSTHSRMDREAAKGKQSGRTQEIQRLIGRSLRAAFDLNGFGERTLHLDCDVIQADGGTRTASITGAMVAAYDAFAQLAARQLIAAIPLRHFVAAISVGVYRGTPVLDLDYLEDSACDTDMNVVMTDAGHFIEVQGTAEGEAFDRNTMDRLLDLAQAGIVQLNRLQKEALGLAG comes from the coding sequence ATTTCTGCCGAGATTCGCCCGAGCGGCCGCGCCGCCGACATATTGCGCCCAGTGCGCCTGACCCGCCAGTACACCAAGCATGCCGAAGGTTCGGTGCTGATCGAATTCGGCGACACCAAGGTCATTTGCACGGCCAGCATCGAAGACAAGGTGCCCGGCTTTTTAAAGGGCAAGGGGCAAGGCTGGCTAACTGCCGAATATGGCATGCTGCCGCGTTCCACCCATAGCCGCATGGACCGCGAAGCCGCCAAGGGCAAGCAGTCCGGCCGCACCCAGGAAATCCAGCGCCTGATCGGCCGCTCCCTGCGCGCCGCGTTCGACCTCAACGGCTTCGGCGAGCGCACCCTGCATCTTGATTGCGACGTCATCCAGGCCGATGGCGGCACGCGCACTGCCTCGATCACCGGCGCCATGGTGGCCGCCTACGACGCCTTCGCGCAACTGGCCGCGCGCCAGCTGATCGCAGCCATTCCGTTGCGGCATTTTGTCGCGGCGATCTCGGTCGGCGTGTATCGCGGCACCCCGGTGCTGGACCTGGATTACCTCGAAGATTCGGCCTGCGACACCGACATGAACGTGGTGATGACCGATGCCGGGCATTTTATTGAGGTGCAGGGCACCGCCGAGGGCGAAGCCTTCGACCGCAACACCATGGACCGTTTGCTGGACCTGGCGCAGGCCGGCATCGTCCAGTTGAACCGCCTGCAGAAAGAGGCGCTGGGCCTGGCAGGCTGA